The proteins below come from a single Mercenaria mercenaria strain notata chromosome 3, MADL_Memer_1, whole genome shotgun sequence genomic window:
- the LOC123523377 gene encoding uncharacterized protein LOC123523377 codes for MMLAESPTGHESPLFFQSEGARNKRLADVKRGTDYYKKLDNIAEAQWKTNVPTFPAVPRKMSFLPKITTSVLSEPESDARRSQMFNMTSTPRQSISMMSGTASTVTGYAGISNSQMSLPSHISRIIQHKPSAMDSLNETPRETVDPNFNPWGTSYSPLEDQTKLTADDMRPREMPFQYRDNRKIVVKPIPRKSMPMSRVAAHERQRHQRTVTNFRSRNGTIRIIKPLEPLPEIEKYHKNIKQETFDLENIEREKTFMMLERIDRILHPNKKSPRTLLGSSEEEIPGTSDSSVTLADDGKDFHDTQVVNIIDSSRRASKSPPMLSPRITPRMEHSSRSKGRNSRSERPKRPRIRFHNDPFKQRPPKTFTDVLQSLEISQEDTDLKCQAWIDKCL; via the coding sequence ATGATGCTCGCTGAAAGTCCTACCGGGCACGAGTCCCCGCTATTTTTCCAAAGCGAGGGCGCGAGAAACAAGAGGCTTGCTGACGTCAAACGAGGGACTGACTACTATAAAAAGCTTGATAACATAGCCGAAGCGCAATGGAAAACGAACGTTCCAACGTTCCCAGCTGTTCCGCGAAAGATGTCTTTCCTCCCAAAAATAACGACTTCCGTTTTAAGTGAACCGGAATCGGATGCACGTCGTAGTCAGATGTTCAATATGACGTCAACACCACGTCAGAGTATTTCAATGATGTCAGGTACCGCAAGCACTGTGACTGGGTATGCTGGAATTTCGAATAGTCAAATGAGTTTACCGTCACATATTTCCAGAATTATCCAACATAAGCCGTCTGCTATGGATTCTTTGAATGAAACGCCGCGGGAAACTGTTGATCCTAATTTTAATCCATGGGGAACCAGTTATTCCCCTTTGGAGGACCAAACAAAACTCACCGCGGATGATATGAGGCCGCGGGAAATGCCGTTTCAGTACAGAGATAACAGAAAAATCGTGGTGAAACCAATACCGCGGAAATCGATGCCAATGAGCCGCGTTGCAGCTCACGAGCGCCAACGCCATCAACGTACTGTCACGAACTTCCGGTCAAGAAACGGAACCATTCGAATAATTAAACCACTGGAACCATTGCCGGAAAttgaaaaatatcacaaaaatattaaGCAAGAAACTTTTGATCTAGAAAACATAGAACGAGAAAAAACATTTATGATGTTAGAGAGAATCGACAGAATCTTGCATCCAAATAAGAAATCGCCAAGAACGTTGTTGGGCTCAAGTGAAGAGGAAATCCCAGGTACTTCTGATTCTTCCGTGACTTTAGCAGACGACGGAAAAGACTTTCACGATACTCAAGTAGTTAATATCATAGACAGTTCTAGACGTGCTTCCAAAAGTCCCCCAATGCTAAGTCCGCGGATTACGCCGCGTATGGAACACAGTTCGCGTTCTAAAGGACGCAATTCTCGTTCTGAACGTCCGAAACGACCAAGAATCCGGTTCCACAACGACCCATTCAAACAACGACCACCAAAGACATTCACTGACGTTCTCCAGTCCTTGGAGATATCCCAAGAAGACACTGACCTAAAATGTCAAGCATGGATTGATAAATGTCTGTAA
- the LOC123524207 gene encoding TATA box-binding protein-like 1: MADGQVISGGVDQLTSTNGGSVVPEGYDPTPQPEEEDVPMLDISINNVVCSFNTKCHLNLKRIAMEGSNVEYHRQHGMLNMRLRNPYTTASIWSSGKVTCTGALSEEFSKIAARKFARKIQKMGYKVKFTNFRVVNVLGTCSLPFALDITKFSREHKEASYEPELHPGVTYRIKSPKATLKIFSTGSITVTAPRVANVQSAIEFIYPLVADFNAGPRSVKTSSSVNNMMNKRLHHERKVVDDESDFDGTSMEDSDEEFDSDVSQD; the protein is encoded by the exons ATGGCTGATGGTCAGGTCATCTCTGGTGGAGTAGATCAGTTAACCAGTACTAACGGTGGTAGTGTTGTACCTGAAGGCTATGATCCAACACCGCAACCAGAAGAGGAGGATGTTCCAATGTTAGACATTAGTATTAACAATGTAGTATGCAGTTTCAACACAAAATGCCATCTCAATTTGAAGAGGATAGCAATGGAGGGAAGCAACGTGGAATATCACAGACAACACGGG aTGTTGAATATGAGATTAAGAAATCCTTACACTACTGCCAGCATATGGTCATCTGGGAAGGTCACGTGCACTGGTGCTCTCAG TGAAGAGTTTTCAAAGATAGCAGCTAGAAAGTTTGCAAGAAAGATTCAGAAAATGGGATATAAAGTAAAGTTTACTAACTTCCGTGTAGTGAATGTCCTCGGCACCTGTTCACTGCCATTTGCACTTGATATTACAAAGTTTTCCAGAGAACACAAAGAAGCCAG TTATGAACCTGAGCTTCATCCAGGTGTAACTTACAGGATAAAAAGTCCCAAAGCTACATTGAAAATATTCTCAACAGGCAGTATTACTGTCACAG CCCCACGTGTTGCAAACGTACAGTCGGCAATAGAATTTATATATCCATTAGTAGCAGACTTTAATGCTGGACCTAGATCTGTTAAAACTTCTTCAAGTGTGAACAATATGATGAACAAAAGACTGCACCATGAACGTAAAGTTGTGGACGACGAG